The proteins below are encoded in one region of Telopea speciosissima isolate NSW1024214 ecotype Mountain lineage chromosome 10, Tspe_v1, whole genome shotgun sequence:
- the LOC122641353 gene encoding uncharacterized protein LOC122641353 isoform X2 gives MIMAQFTVQEGLKLFFHGNRVSFRLEAKDPFHYKLGDLSRFGESYPTQLLNNNVRLCGFTRVFSSRDRKLITVNVEEHDVVYYEDGEYEKDELDCFRGLVLDTSYRPINVVCWRRAICLEFREKVPHLLQVVKRRRIKQNLSRKSIFDRDMFTCQYCSSRQSLTIDHVLPISRGGEWKWENLVTACAKCNSRKGQMTLMEANMKLNKVPKPPKEYDMLAIPLTFAALKMLRMRDGTPDEWRQYLAKPFSEP, from the exons ATGATTATGGCGCAGTTCACAGTTCAAGAGGGTCTGAAGCTGTTCTTCCATGGGAACAGAGTGTCATTTCGTTTAGAAGCTAAAGACCCTTTTCATTATAAACTTGGTGATTTGTCAAGATTCGGGGAAAGCTACCCAACTCAACTTCTCAACAACAATGTCAGGTTATGTGGCTTTACCCGTGTTTTTAGTTCTAGAGATAGGAAATTGATCACGGTTAATGTAGAAGAGCATGACGTTGTTTACTATGAAGATGGTGAGTATGAAAAGGATGAGTTGGATTGCTTCCGAGGTTTGGTCTTGGACACCTCTTACAG GCCTATCAATGTTGTCTGCTGGAGGCGTGCTATCTGTTTGGAGTTCAGGGAGAAG GTTCCCCATTTACTGCAGGTtgttaagagaagaagaatcaaaCAAAACCTTAGTCGAAAAAGTATATTTGATCGGGATATGTTCACTTGTCA GTATTGTTCTTCAAGACAGAGTTTGACTATTGACCATGTTCTGCCAATATCTCGGGGtggagaatggaaatgggaaaatCTG GTTACAGCCTGTGCAAAATGCAATTCAAGAAAGGGTCAGATGACTTTGATGGAAGCAAATATGAAGCTGAACAAGGTCCCCAAG CCCCCAAAAGAATATGACATGCTAGCCATCCCTTTAACATTTGCTGCTTTGAAGATGCTGAGGATGCGAGATGGCACACCAGATGAGTGGCGTCAATACCTGGCGAAGCCATTTTCAGAGCCATGA
- the LOC122641353 gene encoding uncharacterized protein LOC122641353 isoform X1, whose amino-acid sequence MIMAQFTVQEGLKLFFHGNRVSFRLEAKDPFHYKLGDLSRFGESYPTQLLNNNVRLCGFTRVFSSRDRKLITVNVEEHDVVYYEDGEYEKDELDCFRGLVLDTSYRPINVVCWRRAICLEFREKADVLEYYDQTVNSSSGSFYIPAVLRVPHLLQVVKRRRIKQNLSRKSIFDRDMFTCQYCSSRQSLTIDHVLPISRGGEWKWENLVTACAKCNSRKGQMTLMEANMKLNKVPKPPKEYDMLAIPLTFAALKMLRMRDGTPDEWRQYLAKPFSEP is encoded by the exons ATGATTATGGCGCAGTTCACAGTTCAAGAGGGTCTGAAGCTGTTCTTCCATGGGAACAGAGTGTCATTTCGTTTAGAAGCTAAAGACCCTTTTCATTATAAACTTGGTGATTTGTCAAGATTCGGGGAAAGCTACCCAACTCAACTTCTCAACAACAATGTCAGGTTATGTGGCTTTACCCGTGTTTTTAGTTCTAGAGATAGGAAATTGATCACGGTTAATGTAGAAGAGCATGACGTTGTTTACTATGAAGATGGTGAGTATGAAAAGGATGAGTTGGATTGCTTCCGAGGTTTGGTCTTGGACACCTCTTACAG GCCTATCAATGTTGTCTGCTGGAGGCGTGCTATCTGTTTGGAGTTCAGGGAGAAG GCTGATGTTCTAGAATATTATGATCAGACTGTAAACTCTTCCAGTGGATCCTTCTACATACCAGCTGTCTTAAGG GTTCCCCATTTACTGCAGGTtgttaagagaagaagaatcaaaCAAAACCTTAGTCGAAAAAGTATATTTGATCGGGATATGTTCACTTGTCA GTATTGTTCTTCAAGACAGAGTTTGACTATTGACCATGTTCTGCCAATATCTCGGGGtggagaatggaaatgggaaaatCTG GTTACAGCCTGTGCAAAATGCAATTCAAGAAAGGGTCAGATGACTTTGATGGAAGCAAATATGAAGCTGAACAAGGTCCCCAAG CCCCCAAAAGAATATGACATGCTAGCCATCCCTTTAACATTTGCTGCTTTGAAGATGCTGAGGATGCGAGATGGCACACCAGATGAGTGGCGTCAATACCTGGCGAAGCCATTTTCAGAGCCATGA